From the Lolium rigidum isolate FL_2022 chromosome 2, APGP_CSIRO_Lrig_0.1, whole genome shotgun sequence genome, one window contains:
- the LOC124691156 gene encoding uncharacterized protein LOC124691156, with translation MTSSSYLSLAAAVIFLLVLTTAKEAKGIRLDAETRASVSSSSSSSTDNPMKPSHDVVKSSTANAESDVMKDVVAASEVRAVAHKLPVFHEDYYVPNVHGPRHH, from the exons ATGACGAGTTCCAGCTACTTGTCACTGGCTGCAGCTGTGATCTTTCTTTTGGTGCTGACAACGGCCAAGGAGGCTAAAGGCATCCGACTAGATGCCGAGACTCGGGCATCcgttagcagcagcagcagcagcagcaccgacAACCCAATG AAACCAAGCCATGATGTGGTCAAGAGTTCTACTGCTAACGCGGAAAGCGATGTGATGAAAGATGTTGTTGCTGCGAGCGAAGTTAGGGCAGTGGCACACAAATTGCCGGTGTTCCATGAAGATTACTACGTTCCAAATGTTCACGGTCCTAGGCATCACTGA
- the LOC124691155 gene encoding uncharacterized protein LOC124691155 — translation MRSSSYMSFGVAVIVLLVLSTAMEAEAIRLDAETRASVSSSSRSLNKPIENAVKGPASSANEAKTSAVVAAKEVRAVAHKLPEFHEDYYGPSDHSPRHH, via the exons ATGAGAAGCTCCAGCTACATGTCATTTGGTGTTGCCGTGATAGTACTTTTGGTACTGTCGACGGCCATGGAGGCTGAAGCCATCCGACTGGACGCAGAGACCCGCGCATcagtcagcagcagcagcaggagcctaAAC AAACCAATCGAGAATGCTGTCAAGGGACCTGCAAGCTCGGCAAACGAGGCAAAGACGAGCGCCGTTGTTGCCGCGAAAGAAGTCAGGGCGGTGGCACACAAGCTGCCGGAGTTCCACGAGGACTACTACGGTCCGAGTGATCACAGCCCAAGACACCACTGA